A window from Bacteroidales bacterium encodes these proteins:
- the trkA gene encoding Trk system potassium transporter TrkA, producing MRIVVAGAGEVGTHLAKMLSLENHEIVIIDSEEERLQDLSASYDLLTLEGNVTSKSLLLEAGADKADLFVAVTPSDDTNIVSAIIAKKLGAKLTVVRVSDNELISHENRDMFSGLGIDSMVYPEKVATREVTNVLHQAGVTNIVDFSGGRLSMLAVRMEKNAPIVGKSPGEASNIYEMEYRAVAVLREGETIIPHEEFRFKADDLVYVVTNTSGIKSILKHSGQNQGELNQVMILGGSHIGRLIAKELGKRYRIKIFESDREKAYYLSDILHNALIIHGDGTQVDLLLDEGLRNTDVFIAVTGDSEANILSCLLAKNMGVRHTIAEIENLDYINLAEKLGIDTIINKKLIAAAHIYRYTLSGTVSMIKHLARTDAEALEFVASPRSKIIEAPLYDINFPKNAIIGGVIRGKSGFVATGDTHIQPGDHVVVFAMPGAINTVSSFFK from the coding sequence ATGCGAATTGTAGTAGCAGGCGCAGGTGAAGTAGGTACTCATCTGGCAAAAATGTTGAGCCTTGAGAATCATGAGATTGTCATTATTGATTCGGAGGAAGAACGTTTGCAGGATTTGTCTGCATCTTATGATCTTTTGACACTTGAAGGAAATGTTACTTCCAAAAGCCTTCTTCTGGAAGCTGGTGCCGATAAGGCGGATTTATTTGTCGCCGTAACTCCGTCGGATGATACCAATATCGTGTCTGCTATAATTGCCAAAAAGCTGGGTGCGAAATTAACGGTAGTACGGGTAAGTGATAATGAACTGATCAGCCATGAAAACAGGGATATGTTTTCCGGTTTGGGGATCGATTCGATGGTATATCCTGAAAAAGTGGCAACCCGTGAGGTGACTAATGTATTGCATCAGGCCGGGGTGACCAATATTGTCGATTTTTCAGGAGGAAGGCTATCCATGTTGGCTGTCCGGATGGAGAAAAATGCACCCATTGTAGGCAAAAGTCCCGGTGAGGCTTCCAATATCTACGAAATGGAGTACAGGGCGGTTGCAGTCTTACGGGAAGGAGAGACCATTATTCCGCATGAAGAATTCAGGTTTAAAGCAGATGATCTGGTATATGTCGTGACCAACACTTCCGGGATCAAAAGTATCCTGAAACACTCCGGACAAAACCAGGGTGAATTGAATCAGGTGATGATCCTGGGGGGAAGCCATATCGGAAGACTAATCGCTAAGGAACTGGGGAAAAGATACCGGATCAAGATATTTGAATCCGACCGGGAAAAAGCATATTATTTATCGGACATCCTTCATAATGCCTTGATTATCCATGGAGACGGCACTCAGGTCGATCTGCTGCTGGATGAAGGTCTTAGAAATACCGATGTCTTTATTGCGGTAACAGGCGATTCCGAAGCTAATATACTGTCTTGTTTACTGGCAAAAAATATGGGAGTAAGGCATACCATAGCCGAAATAGAAAATCTGGACTATATCAATCTGGCGGAAAAGCTAGGAATCGATACCATCATTAATAAAAAACTGATCGCAGCAGCACATATCTATCGGTATACATTGTCCGGAACGGTTTCGATGATCAAACACCTGGCCCGGACGGACGCGGAAGCATTGGAATTTGTCGCTTCTCCCCGGTCAAAAATCATTGAAGCACCTCTTTATGATATAAATTTCCCCAAAAATGCAATTATCGGAGGTGTTATCCGGGGAAAATCAGGATTTGTGGCTACCGGGGATACACATATACAGCCGGGCGACCATGTGGTCGTTTTTGCAATGCC
- a CDS encoding insulinase family protein, translating to MIEFERFELPNGLRILVHEDNSTPLAAFNLMYDVGSRDEDPNKTGFAHLFEHLMFGGSVHIPDFDGEMQKAGGENNAFTSNDITNYYCTLPAENIETAFWLESDRMLQLDFSERSLEVQRQVVIEEFRQRYLNQPYGDIWLLLRPEAYHVHPYRWPTIGMDIEHIRQATLDDVRSFFYRNYAPKNAVLSVAGNIKTEQVRKLAEKWFSPIERREIPIRNLPQEPVQIDPGTLSVTRNVPTDAIYKVFHIDGLYTPGYYCGDMITDILASGKSARFYQRLVKEKQMFSEINAYITGDADPGLLVVYGKPMPGISLEKSDTAIQIELDELSSTLLPSKEIQKLKNKFESAFILNHTSILNKAINLCRHELIDDASALNKEVETYRSLSEKDIKEYSAKTFRNENSTTLYYQKQAAV from the coding sequence ATGATCGAGTTTGAACGTTTCGAATTACCGAACGGATTGCGGATACTGGTACATGAAGACAATTCAACACCGCTGGCAGCTTTTAACCTGATGTATGATGTCGGATCACGTGATGAGGATCCGAATAAAACGGGATTTGCCCATCTTTTTGAACATCTGATGTTCGGAGGCTCCGTTCATATCCCTGACTTCGACGGGGAAATGCAGAAAGCGGGAGGTGAAAACAATGCTTTTACCAGCAATGACATCACCAATTACTATTGTACCTTACCTGCCGAAAATATTGAAACGGCATTCTGGCTCGAATCGGATCGTATGTTGCAATTGGATTTCAGCGAACGAAGCCTTGAAGTTCAACGACAGGTAGTGATTGAAGAATTCCGGCAGCGTTATCTGAATCAACCGTATGGTGATATCTGGTTACTGTTGCGTCCTGAAGCATACCATGTTCACCCATACCGGTGGCCGACTATCGGAATGGACATAGAGCACATCCGGCAGGCAACCCTGGATGATGTCCGGTCGTTTTTTTATAGAAATTATGCTCCCAAAAATGCTGTATTGTCCGTAGCAGGAAATATCAAAACGGAACAGGTCAGGAAGCTGGCCGAAAAGTGGTTTTCCCCGATTGAACGACGTGAAATCCCTATAAGGAATTTACCGCAGGAACCTGTTCAAATTGACCCGGGAACCCTCTCCGTAACAAGGAATGTTCCGACAGACGCCATATATAAAGTATTCCATATAGATGGCTTATATACACCCGGATACTATTGCGGGGATATGATCACGGACATACTGGCTTCGGGAAAATCCGCCAGATTTTATCAACGGCTGGTCAAGGAAAAACAGATGTTCAGTGAAATAAACGCTTACATTACAGGAGATGCTGATCCCGGATTACTCGTCGTATATGGAAAGCCCATGCCCGGAATTTCCCTTGAAAAATCCGACACCGCTATTCAGATAGAATTAGATGAACTATCCTCGACCCTTCTTCCTTCTAAAGAAATCCAAAAATTAAAAAATAAATTTGAATCGGCTTTTATCCTGAATCATACGAGTATCCTCAATAAGGCCATCAACCTTTGCCGTCATGAACTGATCGACGATGCATCCGCATTGAATAAGGAGGTAGAGACATACCGGTCCCTTTCAGAAAAAGACATAAAGGAATATTCCGCCAAAACCTTCAGGAATGAGAACAGTACCACTTTATATTACCAGAAACAGGCAGCCGTTTAA
- a CDS encoding MFS transporter — MNPPRPKAYRYSVLTVVCLSASLVPFMGSSVNLALPHIAADLSMNAVALGWVITSFLLASAIFQIPLGKVGDMFGRKKILTIGVSLFSISSLACAFTPSGHFLIAARFIQGFASAMLFGVSMAIITSVFPANERGKALGINTAVVYFSIAVGPFIGGILTHYFGWRSIFFVSTGMGLLTLLGILLYLKGEWIEAKGEKFDWTGMFIYAVGLSALIYGCSTLPSISGSLMIVAGIILFVFFTHYEKRRDTPMFNMNMFLSNRVFRMSSFAALINYAATFAIGFMLSLYLQYIKGFDAQKAGFILIAQPIIQTIISPLAGRWSDKVNAGKIATLGMAVIVLCLLAMLFLQPDTHIGYLILILLFLGVGFGLFSSPNVNVIMGSVETRFLGMASATTGTMRLTGQSISMGITMMMISIFIGKTQITADVYPLFMKCLRYTFGILTVVCALGVYTSLVRSNPSTGK; from the coding sequence ATGAATCCTCCTCGTCCTAAAGCCTATCGTTATTCTGTTCTTACCGTTGTCTGTCTTTCCGCTTCTTTGGTTCCGTTTATGGGTTCATCGGTAAACCTTGCCTTACCTCATATTGCAGCGGATCTATCCATGAATGCGGTCGCTCTTGGGTGGGTGATCACATCTTTTTTACTGGCATCGGCTATTTTTCAGATCCCTCTGGGAAAAGTGGGTGATATGTTCGGCCGTAAAAAGATACTGACCATTGGTGTTTCCTTGTTTTCCATATCTTCTCTTGCCTGTGCCTTCACTCCTTCGGGACATTTCCTGATTGCAGCCCGTTTTATTCAGGGTTTTGCCAGTGCCATGCTTTTCGGTGTGAGTATGGCCATCATCACTTCTGTATTTCCCGCCAATGAACGGGGAAAAGCACTGGGAATCAATACCGCTGTCGTTTACTTCTCTATCGCTGTGGGACCTTTTATCGGAGGAATATTGACGCATTATTTCGGGTGGCGCAGTATTTTTTTCGTTTCTACCGGAATGGGTTTACTGACCCTACTGGGTATTCTTCTTTACCTGAAGGGGGAGTGGATCGAAGCCAAAGGGGAAAAATTCGACTGGACAGGTATGTTCATTTATGCGGTCGGTTTATCTGCATTGATTTACGGTTGTTCCACCCTGCCGTCTATATCCGGTTCCCTGATGATCGTTGCCGGAATTATCCTGTTCGTGTTTTTTACCCATTATGAAAAACGGCGGGATACACCCATGTTCAACATGAATATGTTTTTGAGCAACCGTGTATTCCGTATGTCGTCTTTTGCTGCGTTGATCAATTATGCCGCAACATTTGCCATTGGTTTTATGTTGAGCCTGTATCTGCAGTATATCAAAGGGTTCGATGCGCAAAAAGCCGGATTCATACTGATCGCACAGCCGATCATACAAACCATTATCTCTCCGCTGGCCGGGAGATGGTCGGATAAGGTAAATGCCGGAAAGATAGCTACGCTTGGGATGGCGGTCATTGTACTTTGCCTGTTGGCCATGCTTTTTCTTCAGCCGGATACGCACATAGGATATTTGATCTTGATCCTTCTGTTTTTGGGAGTGGGTTTTGGGCTTTTCTCATCGCCCAACGTGAATGTAATTATGGGATCGGTGGAAACACGCTTTCTGGGTATGGCTTCGGCAACTACCGGTACTATGCGGCTGACCGGACAGTCGATCAGTATGGGAATTACCATGATGATGATCTCCATTTTTATCGGGAAAACACAAATTACTGCAGATGTTTATCCGTTATTTATGAAATGCCTGCGTTATACTTTCGGCATTCTTACAGTAGTATGCGCCCTGGGTGTATATACTTCCCTGGTACGCAGTAACCCGTCAACCGGAAAATAA
- a CDS encoding glycosyltransferase — protein sequence MPEITVLMPVRNGEKYIREAVDSVLHQSFEDFELLIMDDGSTDRTVEILRSYQDPRIRLEIREPHFIRSLNGGLSLSKGDYIARMDADDRMHIERLRIQLKRMKQKPEITVCASWTTPFVPGGAPLKPVKTGEYLIERPILKMLKGNFIAHPSVMIRKRFLEENRLTYQDYPCAEDYKLWFDTARLGGKFFIEPQSLLYFRISDSQVTSVNREQMIRQSILIKDEILDYLLEKVANKTLLDLRSNMDQLRKDCLVSPDIVFALFYTILQEMDGSVK from the coding sequence ATGCCTGAAATTACCGTATTGATGCCTGTCCGGAACGGGGAGAAATATATCCGGGAAGCAGTAGATAGTGTTTTGCATCAGTCGTTCGAGGATTTTGAATTATTGATCATGGATGACGGTTCAACGGATCGGACTGTAGAGATCCTCCGTTCATACCAGGATCCGAGGATTCGGCTGGAAATCAGGGAGCCTCATTTTATCAGGAGTCTGAATGGCGGATTGTCTCTTTCCAAAGGAGATTACATTGCCAGGATGGATGCTGATGACCGGATGCACATTGAAAGATTAAGGATACAGTTAAAAAGGATGAAGCAAAAGCCGGAAATAACGGTATGCGCTAGCTGGACGACACCGTTCGTTCCGGGAGGTGCTCCTTTGAAACCGGTTAAGACCGGAGAATACCTGATTGAACGACCCATATTAAAGATGCTAAAAGGAAATTTTATCGCACATCCTTCGGTAATGATCCGTAAACGTTTTCTGGAAGAAAACCGGTTAACCTATCAGGATTATCCTTGCGCCGAGGACTATAAATTATGGTTTGATACGGCCCGGTTGGGTGGAAAGTTTTTTATAGAGCCGCAAAGTTTACTATACTTCAGGATTTCAGACTCTCAAGTGACATCCGTCAACCGGGAACAGATGATCCGGCAGAGCATTTTGATCAAAGATGAAATATTGGATTATCTGTTGGAAAAAGTGGCAAATAAAACATTGCTGGACTTACGTTCGAATATGGACCAGTTGAGAAAAGACTGTCTGGTTTCACCGGATATTGTTTTTGCCTTATTTTACACGATCTTACAGGAGATGGATGGTTCTGTCAAATGA
- a CDS encoding glycosyltransferase family 4 protein, whose amino-acid sequence MMNIVHLHMVYPRYKTGVDRYLEMYARGIQKGSYGFLKSHTVFLTDDTTRLFSTVSADDDGVVTATIPFIKSKLLFKDAFWRKKYFKVIIETLAPYLEKMPPLIFQYHNLFLSELAEEMKDHFGGKTVTHLHCIPWKYSSTVHPDHFNRLYQLYLDEAYDLFGETETSTVRYDLSDRIICLSEAAKDYLVKIHQVDRDRISIIYNGLEKRDVIRNSRDEPVPEILYAGKISKEKGVFEMLDALVHVKEKGYRFVVRMAGSVTQSDFTRLKTYSGELDIHFLGQITLDELYHLYARCTMGIIPSLYEQCSYVALEMAMNGVPMIVSEIDALAEIFEHEKTALLTPLGFDRDFGLKLDEGIFVKNIVRLLEERELREQLSGQVRDLYEERFTLDKMMAETVEMYQKMN is encoded by the coding sequence ATGATGAATATTGTTCACCTGCACATGGTATATCCGCGTTATAAAACGGGTGTAGACCGGTATCTGGAGATGTATGCCCGGGGTATCCAAAAGGGATCATATGGTTTTTTGAAATCCCATACAGTATTTCTCACGGATGATACCACCAGGTTGTTTTCAACGGTATCTGCGGACGATGACGGTGTGGTAACGGCTACGATCCCTTTTATCAAAAGTAAATTATTGTTTAAAGATGCTTTCTGGAGGAAGAAGTACTTTAAAGTAATCATTGAAACATTAGCTCCGTATCTGGAAAAAATGCCCCCCTTGATATTTCAGTACCATAATTTATTCTTATCAGAGCTGGCAGAAGAAATGAAAGATCATTTCGGAGGAAAAACCGTCACCCATTTACATTGTATTCCCTGGAAATACAGTTCAACCGTTCATCCGGATCATTTCAACCGGCTGTACCAGTTATATCTGGATGAGGCCTATGATTTGTTTGGTGAGACGGAAACTTCCACGGTGCGATATGATCTTTCGGACAGGATTATTTGTTTATCGGAAGCTGCGAAGGATTACCTGGTAAAGATCCATCAGGTAGACCGGGATAGGATAAGTATTATCTACAACGGCCTGGAGAAAAGAGATGTCATCAGGAACAGCAGGGATGAACCGGTTCCGGAAATCCTGTATGCAGGTAAAATCAGTAAGGAGAAGGGCGTATTCGAAATGCTGGATGCTTTGGTACATGTAAAGGAAAAAGGATACCGGTTTGTCGTCAGAATGGCCGGAAGTGTTACCCAGTCGGATTTCACCAGGCTGAAAACCTATTCGGGCGAATTGGATATTCATTTTCTTGGGCAGATCACACTGGATGAATTGTACCATCTTTATGCCCGGTGTACGATGGGCATTATTCCGTCGTTGTATGAACAATGCAGTTATGTGGCTTTAGAAATGGCCATGAATGGCGTACCTATGATCGTTTCCGAGATAGATGCGCTGGCAGAGATATTTGAGCATGAAAAAACGGCTTTACTGACTCCTTTGGGTTTTGACCGGGATTTCGGTTTGAAACTTGATGAGGGGATTTTTGTGAAAAATATTGTCCGGTTGTTGGAAGAGAGGGAATTAAGAGAACAATTAAGCGGACAGGTCCGGGATCTGTATGAAGAGAGGTTTACCTTAGATAAGATGATGGCCGAAACAGTTGAAATGTATCAGAAAATGAATTGA